A single region of the Neotabrizicola shimadae genome encodes:
- a CDS encoding NAD-dependent epimerase/dehydratase family protein, with translation MTKTVLITGAAGFIGFHLARLLLADGWRVVGVDGMTPYYDPALKEGRLARLSGDLRFERGLIETPGLLMRLMAEEKPQAVVHLAAQAGVRYSIEAPRSYVEANLIGTYELLEAARAHPPAHMMLASTSSVYGANEKVPFAETDKTDRPMSFYAATKMATEGMAHSYAHLYHLPVTMFRFFTVYGPWGRPDMALFKFTRAILKGEPIDIYNGGEMARDFTYVEDLVEGIRRLIAVAPGTVSAGPMDSLSPVAPFRAVNIGNAAPVPLMEFVAAIERATGRVAEKNFLPMQAGDVPRTWASDALLRALVGGIPRTPLDEGVGNFVRWYRDWAGV, from the coding sequence ATGACCAAGACAGTGCTGATCACCGGGGCGGCCGGGTTCATCGGGTTCCACCTGGCGCGGCTGTTGCTGGCGGACGGCTGGCGCGTGGTGGGTGTGGATGGCATGACGCCCTATTACGACCCCGCGCTGAAGGAAGGGCGGCTGGCCCGGCTGTCGGGCGACCTGCGGTTCGAGCGCGGCCTGATCGAGACGCCCGGCCTTCTGATGCGGCTGATGGCCGAAGAGAAGCCGCAGGCGGTGGTGCATCTGGCCGCGCAGGCGGGGGTGCGCTATTCGATCGAGGCGCCGCGCTCCTATGTCGAGGCGAACCTGATCGGCACCTATGAGTTGCTGGAAGCGGCGCGGGCGCATCCGCCCGCGCATATGATGCTGGCCTCGACCTCTTCCGTCTATGGCGCGAACGAGAAGGTGCCCTTCGCCGAAACCGATAAGACCGACCGGCCGATGTCCTTCTATGCCGCGACCAAGATGGCCACCGAGGGAATGGCCCATTCCTATGCCCATCTCTACCACCTGCCGGTGACGATGTTCCGCTTCTTCACCGTCTATGGTCCCTGGGGCCGGCCCGACATGGCGCTGTTCAAGTTCACGCGCGCGATCCTGAAGGGCGAGCCCATCGACATCTACAACGGCGGCGAGATGGCGCGCGACTTCACCTATGTCGAGGATCTGGTCGAGGGCATCCGCCGGCTGATCGCGGTGGCGCCAGGCACGGTTTCCGCCGGGCCGATGGACAGCCTTTCGCCGGTGGCGCCGTTCCGCGCGGTGAACATCGGCAATGCCGCGCCGGTGCCGCTGATGGAGTTCGTGGCCGCGATCGAGCGCGCGACGGGGCGGGTGGCCGAGAAGAACTTCCTGCCGATGCAGGCCGGCGACGTGCCGCGCACCTGGGCCTCGGACGCGTTGCTGCGCGCCCTGGTCGGCGGCATCCCTCGCACGCCGCTGGACGAAGGCGTGGGCAATTTCGTGCGCTGGTATCGCGACTGGGCGGGGGTCTGA
- a CDS encoding NAD(P)/FAD-dependent oxidoreductase yields MTRHITTDIAVIGGGVVGLATAERLLEDGREVVLVDPGQPGMGASYGNAGTIADYAVLPVGTPDVLKHLPALLFDRNSPLAIRRAALPALMPWLTRFAVQSLPGPARRNAVAIAGLLSGAGDLWRDLAARIGAADLLVPRGCLYVYDTAKGYRAAAADMAFRRSLGVTVELLEPHELRQLEPGLPEVQGGAAFFPQAIFLSDPGAMMRRLAAHVTARAEHVALRAERLERMVDGVVVHGPGLHLHARRVVIAAGAHSRALAASAGDRLPLDTERGYHVEWDMQTPRLTRPACHTARGFYLCPMTGRLRAAGTVELGGLTAPPSPHRIARLVEGARLFYPDLGEPDREWMGFRPSMPDSLPVIGPSRGGAEVIHAFGHGHIGVTLAPVTAGIVADVVAGRVPARETAAVSPGRF; encoded by the coding sequence ATGACGCGGCACATCACGACGGATATTGCGGTGATCGGTGGCGGGGTGGTCGGCCTTGCCACCGCCGAGCGGCTGCTGGAGGACGGGCGCGAGGTGGTGCTGGTCGATCCGGGCCAGCCCGGCATGGGCGCGAGTTACGGCAATGCCGGGACCATCGCGGATTATGCGGTGTTGCCGGTCGGCACGCCGGATGTGCTGAAGCACCTGCCTGCGCTTCTGTTCGACCGCAACTCGCCGCTTGCGATCCGGCGGGCGGCACTGCCCGCGCTGATGCCGTGGCTCACGCGCTTTGCCGTGCAGTCTCTGCCGGGGCCGGCGCGGCGCAATGCGGTGGCGATTGCGGGCCTTCTGTCCGGGGCGGGCGATCTGTGGCGCGACCTGGCGGCGCGGATCGGTGCGGCGGACCTTCTGGTGCCGCGGGGGTGCCTCTACGTCTATGACACGGCGAAGGGCTACCGGGCAGCGGCGGCGGACATGGCGTTCCGGCGCAGCCTGGGCGTGACGGTGGAGCTGCTGGAGCCGCATGAGTTACGCCAGCTGGAACCCGGCCTGCCCGAGGTCCAGGGCGGGGCGGCCTTCTTTCCGCAGGCGATCTTCCTGTCCGACCCCGGCGCGATGATGCGGCGGCTGGCCGCCCATGTCACCGCGCGGGCGGAGCATGTGGCGCTGCGAGCCGAGCGGCTGGAGCGGATGGTGGATGGCGTCGTCGTCCACGGGCCGGGGCTGCACCTGCACGCCCGGCGCGTGGTGATCGCGGCGGGCGCCCATTCGCGTGCCCTCGCCGCCAGTGCGGGCGACCGGCTGCCGCTGGACACCGAGCGCGGCTATCACGTCGAATGGGACATGCAGACGCCCCGCCTGACCCGGCCCGCCTGCCATACGGCGCGGGGTTTCTACCTGTGCCCGATGACCGGGCGGCTGCGCGCCGCCGGCACGGTGGAACTGGGCGGGCTGACCGCGCCGCCTTCGCCGCACCGCATTGCCCGGCTGGTGGAAGGCGCGCGGCTCTTCTACCCCGATCTGGGTGAACCCGACCGGGAATGGATGGGCTTCCGCCCCTCGATGCCCGACAGCCTGCCGGTGATCGGCCCGTCGCGGGGCGGGGCCGAGGTGATTCATGCCTTCGGCCATGGCCATATCGGCGTGACGCTGGCGCCGGTCACGGCGGGGATCGTCGCGGATGTCGTGGCCGGGCGGGTGCCGGCGCGCGAAACCGCCGCCGTCTCGCCCGGCAGGTTCTGA
- a CDS encoding iron-containing alcohol dehydrogenase has translation MSVPNRNWSYPTAIKFGVGRISELAEHCKAAGITKPLLVTDKALASLPITAQALDVLEAAGLGRAVFSDVDPNPNEGNMAAGIKVYLAGGHDGVVCFGGGSALDLGKMIALMAHQRPELSVWDLEDIDDWWTRADAAKIAPIVAVPTTAGTGSEVGRAGVLTNSATHKKKIIFHPALMPKVTICDPALTVGMPKFITAGTGMDALAHCLEAYCSPFYHPMSQGIALEGMRLVFENLPVAYAEPGNLEARAHMMSAAAMGAVAFQKGLGAIHSLSHPVGAVYGTHHGTTNAVVMPMVLDFNRPEIEARIERAAAYLGIAGGFDGFRAAVMELRAKLGIPANLTAMGVERARLDELTEMALEDPSCGGNPVAMTRENTRALFDACM, from the coding sequence ATGAGCGTTCCGAACCGCAACTGGTCCTATCCCACCGCGATCAAGTTCGGGGTGGGCCGGATTTCCGAACTGGCCGAGCATTGCAAGGCCGCGGGCATCACGAAGCCGCTTCTGGTGACCGACAAGGCGCTGGCGAGCTTGCCGATCACCGCGCAGGCGCTGGACGTGCTGGAAGCCGCGGGCCTGGGGCGCGCGGTGTTCTCGGACGTGGACCCGAACCCGAACGAAGGCAACATGGCCGCGGGGATCAAGGTTTACCTCGCCGGCGGGCATGATGGCGTGGTCTGCTTTGGCGGCGGGTCGGCGCTGGATCTGGGCAAGATGATCGCGCTGATGGCGCATCAGCGGCCCGAGCTTTCGGTCTGGGATCTGGAGGATATCGACGACTGGTGGACCCGCGCGGACGCGGCGAAGATCGCCCCCATCGTGGCGGTGCCGACCACGGCGGGGACCGGCAGCGAGGTGGGCCGTGCCGGGGTGCTGACCAATAGCGCCACGCACAAGAAGAAGATCATCTTCCACCCGGCGCTGATGCCCAAGGTCACGATCTGCGACCCCGCGCTGACCGTGGGGATGCCGAAGTTCATCACCGCCGGCACCGGCATGGATGCGCTGGCGCATTGCCTGGAGGCCTATTGCTCGCCCTTCTACCATCCGATGAGCCAGGGCATTGCGCTGGAAGGGATGCGGCTGGTGTTCGAGAACCTGCCCGTGGCCTATGCCGAGCCGGGCAACCTGGAGGCGCGCGCCCACATGATGAGCGCGGCGGCCATGGGGGCGGTGGCCTTCCAGAAGGGGCTGGGGGCGATCCATTCGCTGTCGCACCCGGTGGGCGCGGTCTATGGCACGCATCATGGCACGACCAATGCCGTGGTGATGCCCATGGTGCTGGATTTCAACCGGCCCGAGATCGAGGCGCGGATCGAGCGGGCGGCGGCCTATCTGGGCATCGCGGGCGGCTTTGACGGCTTCCGCGCGGCGGTGATGGAGCTTCGGGCGAAGCTCGGCATCCCGGCCAACCTGACGGCCATGGGCGTGGAGCGGGCGCGGCTGGACGAGCTGACCGAGATGGCGCTGGAGGATCCCTCCTGCGGCGGCAACCCGGTGGCGATGACGCGCGAGAACACCCGCGCGCTGTTCGACGCCTGCATGTGA
- a CDS encoding aldehyde dehydrogenase family protein, which translates to MKPIQLISPVDGRVYAERVPYTLEAARAAVARAKAAQPAWAARPLEERIALVLAAVQHLNEDKARIVEELAWQMGRPTRFGGEFGGLNERANYMASVAAEALAPIMIEEDDRFGRRIEWAPHGVVFVIAPWNYPYMTAMNTIVPALIAGNAVMLKHASQTLLVGERIAEAMAKAGVPADVFQNVVLDHAGTEALIRERSFGFVNFTGSVGGGQAIERAAAGTFTGLGLELGGKDPGYVMPDADLDWAVDVLMDGAMYNAGQCCCGIERIYVHESLFDEFVDKAVKWANGLKLGNPFEADTTLGPMANARFARTVREQTDEALAKGAKALIEKQNFPADDGGAYLMPQVLVNVDHSMRVMTEESFGPVVGIMPVTSDDEALRLMNDSPYGLTASLWTKDIDRAWDIARKIETGTVFLNRADYLDPAICWTGCKDTGRGVGLSKLGYQSVTRPRSYHFRKVKPQ; encoded by the coding sequence ATGAAACCCATTCAACTGATCAGCCCCGTGGACGGACGGGTCTATGCCGAGCGCGTGCCCTATACGCTGGAGGCCGCGCGGGCCGCGGTGGCGCGGGCCAAGGCGGCGCAACCGGCCTGGGCGGCGCGGCCGCTGGAGGAGCGCATCGCGCTGGTGTTGGCCGCGGTGCAGCACCTGAACGAGGACAAGGCGCGCATCGTCGAGGAGCTTGCCTGGCAGATGGGCCGCCCGACCCGCTTTGGCGGCGAATTCGGCGGGTTGAACGAGCGCGCGAATTACATGGCGAGCGTGGCCGCCGAGGCGCTGGCGCCGATCATGATCGAAGAGGATGACCGGTTCGGTCGTCGCATCGAATGGGCGCCGCATGGCGTGGTCTTCGTGATTGCGCCCTGGAACTACCCCTACATGACGGCGATGAACACCATCGTGCCGGCGCTGATCGCGGGCAATGCGGTGATGCTGAAGCACGCGAGCCAGACGCTTCTGGTGGGCGAGCGCATCGCCGAGGCGATGGCCAAGGCAGGTGTGCCGGCGGATGTGTTCCAGAATGTCGTGCTGGACCATGCCGGCACCGAAGCCCTTATCCGCGAGCGGTCTTTCGGCTTTGTCAACTTCACCGGATCGGTGGGCGGCGGCCAGGCGATCGAGCGCGCGGCGGCGGGCACCTTTACCGGGCTGGGGCTGGAACTGGGCGGCAAGGACCCAGGCTATGTGATGCCGGATGCCGACCTGGACTGGGCGGTGGACGTGCTGATGGACGGCGCGATGTACAATGCCGGTCAGTGCTGCTGTGGCATCGAGCGGATCTATGTGCATGAGAGCCTGTTCGACGAGTTTGTCGACAAGGCGGTGAAATGGGCCAATGGGCTGAAGCTGGGCAACCCGTTCGAGGCGGATACGACGCTTGGGCCGATGGCCAATGCCCGCTTTGCCCGCACCGTGCGCGAGCAGACGGACGAGGCGCTGGCCAAGGGGGCCAAGGCGCTGATCGAGAAGCAGAACTTCCCGGCCGACGATGGCGGGGCCTATCTGATGCCGCAGGTGTTGGTGAACGTGGACCATTCCATGCGGGTGATGACCGAGGAAAGCTTTGGCCCGGTCGTGGGCATCATGCCGGTGACGTCGGACGACGAGGCGCTGCGGCTGATGAACGACTCGCCCTATGGCCTGACAGCGAGCCTCTGGACGAAGGATATCGACCGCGCCTGGGACATCGCCCGCAAGATCGAGACCGGCACGGTCTTCCTGAACCGCGCCGATTACCTGGACCCGGCGATCTGCTGGACAGGCTGCAAAGACACCGGCCGCGGCGTCGGCCTGTCGAAGCTGGGCTACCAGTCGGTGACCCGCCCCCGTTCCTATCATTTCCGCAAGGTGAAACCGCAATGA
- a CDS encoding glutamine synthetase family protein: MPGNLSFDALKEAVARGEIDTVVVAGIDMQGRLMGKRFHAAFFVEGGWKETHCCNYLLAVDMEMTTVPGYKSAGWEQGYGDYVLKPDLATMRPLPWLPGTVLVLGDLLDHHTHEEVAISPRAILKRQVARARALGFDPMMATELEFYIFENSYENLRDGGLRDLRPISAYNEDYHVFQTTKEEGLMRAVRNGLYKAGIPVENTKGEADSGQHEVNYRYSDALDTADNHVIVKEAVREIAHAQGKSVTFMAKYDHRKAGSSSHIHQSLWTLDGKPAFADPADEHGMSPVMKQFLAGQLAHAREITAFLAPYVNSYKRFCIGLFAPTKAVWSADNRTAGFRICGEHTKAVRVECRIPGSDVNPYLACAALLAAGLAGIEQKLELEPEMKGDMYNTANIREIPHNLREAAELLRGSAMLRAAFGDEVVDHYHHAAQWEILETDRVVTDFELQRLLERA; this comes from the coding sequence ATGCCCGGCAATCTGAGTTTTGACGCATTGAAGGAAGCCGTTGCACGCGGCGAGATCGACACCGTTGTGGTGGCCGGCATCGACATGCAGGGCCGCCTGATGGGCAAGCGCTTCCATGCGGCCTTCTTCGTGGAAGGCGGCTGGAAGGAGACCCACTGCTGCAACTATCTGCTGGCGGTGGACATGGAGATGACCACGGTTCCCGGATACAAGTCGGCGGGCTGGGAACAGGGCTATGGCGACTATGTGCTGAAGCCCGATCTGGCCACGATGCGCCCCCTGCCCTGGCTGCCGGGCACGGTGCTGGTGCTGGGCGACCTGTTGGACCACCACACCCACGAGGAAGTGGCGATCAGCCCGCGCGCCATCCTGAAACGCCAGGTGGCCCGCGCGCGTGCCTTGGGCTTTGACCCGATGATGGCGACGGAACTGGAATTCTACATCTTCGAGAATTCCTACGAGAACCTCCGCGACGGGGGCTTGCGCGACCTGAGGCCGATCAGCGCCTATAACGAGGATTACCACGTCTTCCAGACCACCAAGGAAGAGGGCCTGATGCGCGCCGTGCGCAATGGTCTGTACAAGGCCGGAATCCCGGTCGAGAACACCAAGGGCGAGGCCGACAGCGGCCAGCACGAGGTGAACTATCGCTATTCCGACGCGCTGGACACCGCCGACAACCATGTGATCGTCAAGGAAGCGGTGCGCGAGATCGCCCATGCGCAGGGCAAGTCGGTGACCTTCATGGCGAAATACGATCACCGCAAGGCGGGGTCGTCCAGCCACATCCACCAGTCGCTTTGGACGCTGGATGGCAAGCCCGCCTTTGCTGACCCGGCGGACGAACATGGCATGTCGCCCGTGATGAAGCAGTTCCTCGCCGGGCAATTGGCCCATGCACGCGAGATCACGGCCTTCCTGGCGCCTTATGTGAACAGCTACAAGCGGTTCTGCATTGGCCTTTTCGCGCCGACCAAGGCGGTCTGGAGTGCGGACAACCGCACCGCCGGCTTCCGCATCTGCGGCGAGCACACCAAGGCCGTGCGGGTGGAATGCCGCATTCCGGGTTCCGACGTGAACCCCTATCTTGCCTGCGCCGCGCTGCTGGCGGCCGGTCTTGCCGGAATCGAGCAGAAACTGGAGCTGGAGCCCGAGATGAAGGGCGACATGTATAACACGGCGAACATCCGCGAGATTCCGCACAACCTGCGCGAGGCTGCGGAGCTGCTTCGGGGTTCGGCCATGCTGCGCGCGGCTTTCGGCGACGAGGTGGTGGATCATTACCACCATGCGGCGCAGTGGGAGATCCTGGAAACCGACCGCGTGGTGACGGATTTCGAGCTGCAGCGGCTTCTGGAACGCGCGTGA
- a CDS encoding TRAP transporter substrate-binding protein, which produces MTTRRTFLTRGALAGAATLAAPAVVRAQDVIKWRMQTYAGAALGEHVVKPAVDMFNELAKGKMEIELFYSDQLVPTGELFRAMQAGTIDCVQSDDDSMASPTEVTVFGGYFPLALRYSLDVPALFYKYGLDQIWKDEYAKVGVKHISAGSWDPCNFSTKKPINSLADLNGLRVFTFPTAGRFLTQFGVVPVTLPWEDVEVALQTGELDGLAWSGITEVYTVGWANVTDYFLTNEISGAWIGHFFANMDRWNALPPEMQALMETCFQQSHYYRQHWYWAGEASLRVNETKLKLTTIPSEEWKAVEDAAVKFWDEIAAESEVKAKVVSIIKTYNETMTKAGVPYRY; this is translated from the coding sequence ATGACGACGAGACGCACATTCCTGACCCGCGGCGCTCTGGCAGGGGCCGCCACGCTGGCCGCGCCCGCCGTGGTGCGCGCGCAGGACGTGATCAAGTGGCGGATGCAGACCTATGCCGGGGCCGCGCTTGGCGAGCATGTGGTGAAGCCCGCGGTGGACATGTTCAACGAGCTGGCCAAGGGCAAGATGGAGATCGAGCTGTTCTATTCCGACCAGCTGGTTCCCACGGGCGAATTGTTCCGCGCCATGCAGGCGGGCACCATCGACTGCGTGCAGTCCGATGACGACTCCATGGCCTCGCCGACCGAGGTGACGGTGTTCGGCGGCTACTTCCCGCTGGCGCTGCGCTATTCGCTGGATGTGCCGGCGCTGTTCTACAAGTACGGGCTGGACCAGATCTGGAAGGACGAATACGCCAAGGTCGGGGTCAAGCACATCTCGGCCGGGTCCTGGGACCCCTGCAACTTCTCGACCAAGAAGCCGATCAACTCGCTGGCCGACCTGAACGGGCTGCGCGTCTTCACCTTCCCGACGGCGGGGCGGTTCCTGACGCAGTTCGGCGTGGTGCCGGTGACGCTGCCCTGGGAAGACGTGGAAGTGGCGCTGCAGACGGGCGAGCTGGACGGGCTGGCCTGGTCGGGCATCACCGAGGTCTATACCGTGGGCTGGGCCAATGTGACCGACTATTTCCTGACGAACGAGATCTCGGGCGCCTGGATCGGCCATTTCTTCGCCAACATGGACCGCTGGAACGCGCTGCCTCCCGAGATGCAGGCGCTGATGGAGACCTGCTTCCAGCAGTCGCACTACTATCGCCAGCACTGGTACTGGGCGGGAGAGGCGAGCCTGCGCGTGAACGAGACCAAGCTGAAGCTGACCACGATCCCGTCCGAGGAGTGGAAAGCGGTGGAAGATGCGGCGGTGAAGTTCTGGGACGAGATCGCGGCGGAATCCGAGGTGAAAGCCAAGGTCGTTTCGATCATCAAGACCTACAACGAGACCATGACCAAGGCGGGCGTGCCCTACCGCTATTGA
- a CDS encoding TRAP transporter large permease: protein MEYETIAILMFSTMLLMMLTGQRVFGAIGFVAVVAALSLWGTGGQQMGISAVMKLMKWNAMLTLPMFVFMGYVMSETRLAEDLYRMFHVWMGPVPGGLAIGTVLLMVLISAMNGLSVAGMAIGCTIALPELARRRYDKLMISGVIQAGSSLGILIPPSVVLVLYAMIARQPVGQLWLAGIGPGLMMAAIFVAYIWIRCRLNPSLGPALSAEESAAIPRAEKIRLLRAGLLPVGIFAVMMVPFVNGWASLTEASVIGVVVTVLAAVAKGRFTREVFEVSTRSTLAITCMFMLIIMAALSFGAVFDGLGAGRAIERLFVEDMGLGPWTILIMMQLSFLIMGMFLDDTAMLVIVAPIYVSLAGALGFDLIWYGILYTITCQIAYLTPPFGYNLFLMRAMAPKDYSLADIYRSVLPFVGLMVLSLVILMIFPDIALWLPNAIYTK, encoded by the coding sequence ATGGAATACGAGACCATCGCCATCCTCATGTTCTCGACCATGCTGCTGATGATGCTGACCGGGCAGCGCGTGTTCGGCGCCATCGGCTTTGTGGCCGTGGTGGCGGCCTTGTCGCTGTGGGGCACCGGCGGGCAGCAGATGGGCATTTCGGCCGTCATGAAGCTGATGAAATGGAACGCGATGCTGACGCTGCCCATGTTCGTCTTCATGGGCTATGTCATGTCGGAAACCCGGCTGGCCGAAGACCTGTACCGGATGTTCCATGTCTGGATGGGGCCGGTGCCGGGGGGCCTGGCCATCGGCACCGTTCTGTTGATGGTGCTGATTTCCGCAATGAACGGGCTGTCGGTCGCGGGCATGGCCATCGGTTGCACCATCGCTTTGCCGGAACTGGCGCGGCGGCGCTATGACAAGCTGATGATTTCCGGGGTGATCCAGGCGGGGTCATCGCTGGGCATCCTGATCCCGCCCTCGGTCGTGCTGGTGCTGTATGCGATGATCGCGCGGCAACCCGTGGGGCAGCTGTGGCTGGCGGGCATCGGGCCGGGGCTGATGATGGCGGCGATCTTCGTGGCCTATATCTGGATCCGCTGCCGGCTGAACCCCTCGCTTGGGCCGGCGCTTTCGGCCGAGGAAAGTGCTGCGATCCCGCGGGCCGAGAAGATCCGGCTTCTGCGCGCCGGGCTTCTGCCGGTGGGCATTTTCGCGGTGATGATGGTGCCCTTCGTGAACGGCTGGGCGTCCCTGACCGAAGCCTCGGTGATCGGGGTGGTGGTGACGGTGCTGGCCGCCGTGGCCAAGGGCCGTTTCACGCGCGAGGTCTTCGAGGTCTCGACCCGATCCACCCTGGCGATCACCTGCATGTTCATGCTGATCATCATGGCGGCCTTGTCCTTCGGAGCGGTGTTTGACGGGCTGGGCGCGGGCCGCGCGATCGAGCGGCTGTTCGTCGAGGACATGGGGCTGGGGCCCTGGACGATCCTGATCATGATGCAGCTGTCGTTCCTGATCATGGGGATGTTCCTGGACGACACGGCCATGCTGGTGATCGTGGCGCCGATCTATGTGAGCCTGGCGGGGGCGCTTGGCTTTGACCTGATCTGGTACGGGATCCTGTACACCATCACCTGCCAGATCGCCTATCTGACGCCGCCCTTCGGCTATAACCTGTTCCTGATGCGGGCCATGGCGCCCAAGGATTACAGCCTGGCGGACATCTACCGGTCGGTCCTGCCCTTCGTGGGGCTGATGGTGCTGTCGCTGGTGATCCTGATGATCTTCCCTGACATTGCCCTTTGGCTACCCAACGCAATCTATACCAAGTGA
- a CDS encoding TRAP transporter small permease subunit: protein MNPALVAYVKTVERINYRVGRFAMYLLFAMMAVLLYSSATKVLQIPAIWTLEMAQFLLVAYYLLGAPYSLQLGSNVRMDLLYGRWSPRTRAMWDIFTVFCLIFYLGVMLYGSVESTVYAFEIGERNPTAWRPVMWPLKLTITVAFFLMVLQAFAHLIRDVATIRGIDLGPYPGGRQHTDAEVM from the coding sequence ATGAACCCCGCGCTGGTTGCCTATGTGAAGACGGTGGAGCGGATCAACTACCGCGTCGGCCGCTTTGCCATGTACCTCTTGTTCGCCATGATGGCGGTGCTTCTGTATTCCTCGGCCACCAAGGTCTTGCAGATACCGGCAATCTGGACGCTGGAAATGGCGCAGTTCCTGCTGGTGGCCTATTACCTGCTGGGCGCGCCCTATTCGCTGCAACTTGGGTCCAACGTGCGGATGGACCTGCTGTATGGCCGCTGGTCGCCCCGGACGCGGGCGATGTGGGACATCTTCACCGTCTTCTGCCTGATCTTCTATCTTGGCGTGATGCTGTATGGCTCGGTGGAAAGCACCGTCTATGCCTTTGAGATCGGCGAGCGCAACCCGACCGCCTGGCGGCCGGTGATGTGGCCCCTGAAGCTGACGATCACGGTGGCGTTCTTCCTGATGGTGTTGCAGGCCTTTGCCCATCTGATCCGCGATGTGGCGACGATCCGGGGCATCGACCTTGGCCCCTATCCGGGTGGCCGCCAGCATACCGATGCCGAGGTGATGTGA
- a CDS encoding N-formylglutamate amidohydrolase, with product MTALAEPGFPGGFSGLVENESGASPIVLVCEHASRMMPAPWGDLGLSEDQRRAHIAWDPGALGLARGLSARLDAALVHAPVSRLIYDCNRAPDQAGAMAVRSEVHVIPGNQNLSAEERAARTEAVYLPFQAALHGVLMRRLARGRATAVVTIHSFTPVWHGQPRAVEFGVIHDADDRLARAILAEAQAQTGLHCGLNEPYSAADDVTHTLRVQATPYGLLNAMLEIRNDLIADAAAEAAMAERLAPVLRAALHSLSPAAAA from the coding sequence ATGACTGCGCTTGCCGAACCGGGTTTTCCGGGCGGATTTTCCGGGCTTGTGGAAAACGAGTCCGGGGCCAGCCCGATCGTGCTTGTCTGCGAACATGCGTCGCGGATGATGCCTGCCCCCTGGGGCGACCTTGGCCTGTCAGAGGACCAGAGGCGCGCCCATATCGCCTGGGATCCCGGTGCGTTGGGCCTGGCGCGCGGGCTGTCGGCGCGGCTTGATGCGGCGCTGGTTCATGCGCCTGTCTCGCGGCTGATCTATGATTGCAACCGCGCGCCCGACCAGGCCGGGGCCATGGCGGTGCGTTCCGAGGTCCATGTCATCCCGGGCAACCAGAACCTGAGCGCGGAGGAGCGCGCGGCGCGGACGGAAGCGGTTTACCTGCCCTTTCAGGCCGCGCTGCACGGGGTGCTGATGCGGCGGCTGGCGCGCGGGCGCGCGACGGCGGTGGTGACGATCCACAGCTTCACGCCGGTCTGGCATGGCCAGCCGCGCGCGGTGGAGTTCGGCGTGATCCACGATGCCGACGACCGGCTGGCACGCGCCATCCTTGCCGAGGCGCAGGCGCAGACCGGCCTGCACTGCGGGCTGAACGAGCCCTATTCGGCGGCCGATGACGTGACGCATACCCTGCGCGTTCAGGCCACGCCCTACGGCCTGTTGAACGCCATGCTGGAGATCCGCAACGACCTGATCGCCGATGCCGCCGCCGAAGCGGCGATGGCAGAGCGGTTGGCGCCCGTTCTTCGGGCTGCGCTGCACAGCCTGTCCCCTGCCGCAGCCGCCTGA
- a CDS encoding MurR/RpiR family transcriptional regulator codes for MDKSPTDRSADSAIEQRMRTALPDLTRAERQLATHILSHFPVSALGSITALAKAAEVSTPTVVRLVQKLGYKGYPDYQQALRAEVETMLVSPMGRQDRWTEGAPDSHILNRYADAVVANLSATLGQIDHADFDAAAALIADPSRHVWCIGGRLTHVAADYAATLLVGARPDVSLISGTVLNWQAALLDMAPGDVLLAFDIRRYEATVVQVCEMAAEQGAEVVLITDRWRSPAADKARHVMAAHVQTPLASDSIVSLLVLVETLLASVQARIWDISEARLKRMEDLYARARFFHRSR; via the coding sequence ATGGACAAGTCCCCGACCGACCGCAGCGCAGACTCCGCAATCGAGCAGCGGATGCGCACGGCCCTGCCCGACCTGACCCGCGCCGAACGGCAGCTGGCCACCCATATCCTCAGCCACTTCCCGGTCTCGGCGCTTGGCTCGATCACCGCGCTGGCCAAGGCGGCCGAGGTGTCCACCCCCACCGTGGTGCGGCTGGTGCAGAAACTTGGCTACAAGGGCTATCCCGATTACCAGCAGGCGCTGCGTGCCGAGGTCGAGACGATGCTCGTCTCTCCCATGGGCCGGCAGGACCGCTGGACCGAAGGCGCGCCTGACAGCCATATCCTGAACCGCTATGCCGATGCCGTGGTGGCCAATCTCTCTGCCACGCTCGGCCAGATCGACCATGCCGATTTCGACGCCGCCGCCGCGCTCATCGCCGATCCTTCCCGCCATGTCTGGTGCATCGGCGGGCGGCTGACCCACGTGGCCGCCGATTACGCCGCCACGCTTCTGGTCGGCGCCCGGCCCGATGTCTCGCTGATTTCGGGCACGGTGCTGAACTGGCAGGCCGCACTTCTCGACATGGCGCCGGGCGATGTGCTTCTGGCCTTCGACATCCGCCGCTACGAGGCGACCGTCGTGCAAGTCTGCGAAATGGCGGCCGAACAGGGCGCCGAGGTGGTGCTCATCACCGACCGCTGGCGCTCGCCGGCCGCCGACAAGGCCCGGCATGTGATGGCGGCCCATGTCCAGACCCCGCTCGCCTCGGATTCCATCGTCTCGCTCCTGGTGCTGGTGGAAACCCTGCTCGCCTCGGTCCAGGCGCGAATCTGGGACATCTCGGAAGCCAGGTTGAAGCGCATGGAAGACCTCTACGCCCGCGCCCGCTTCTTCCACCGCTCGCGGTAG